The nucleotide sequence AGAAGTCGGACCAGGTGACGATGGAGGAGAACGGCATCGATGACGTGCTCGGCATGGTCGGCATGCCGGTGCCCTCGGTCTACAGCGCCGAGCTCTCCGAGTTCGTGTTCGCGGCCGGCGTGAAGCTCATGGAGTCGCACCGGCCCGACCTGATGTACCTGTCGACCACCGACTACGTGCAGCACAAGGCCGCGCCCGGCAGCGAACAGGCCAATGCCTTCTACGCGATGATGGACCGCTACCTCGCGCAGCTCGATGCGCTCGGCGCCACCATCGTGCTGACCGCCGACCACGGCATGAACGACAAGCACGGCGCCGACGGCTCGCCCAACGTCATCTACCTGCAGGACGTGCTCGACGGCTGGTACGGCGCCGGCACCGCGCGCGTGATCCTGCCGATCACCGATCCCTACGTGGTGCACCACGGCGCGCTCGGTTCCTTCGCCACCGTCTACGCGCCCGACGAGGCCAGCGTGCCGGGCTGGATCGAGCGCATCCGCCAGGTGCCGGGCATGGAGTCGGTGCTGTCGCGCAAGGAGGCGGCGCAGCGATTCGAGCTGCCCGCCGACCGCATCGGCGACATCGTGGTCGTGAGCGAGAAGAACACCGTGATCGGCACCGCGGCCAGTCGCCACGACCTGTCGGCGCTCGAGGTGCCGCTGCGCTCGCACGGCGGCGTGTCGGAGCAGCGCGTGCCGCTGATCTGCAACCGCCCGGTGGCGGGCATCGCCGCCGGCCGCCGCCTGCGCAACTTCGATGCGCTCGACATCGCGCTGAACCACGCCCAGTAACCGACCGCCGGAGCACCCATGAGCCAAGCCACGCTGAAGCCAGGCACCATCCACCGCGAAGCCCTGCGCATCGCCGGCGAGCGCGTCTACCGCGACCGCACGATCGAGGTCACCTACCCCTACACCGGCGAGGTGATCGCCACCGTGCCCAAGGCCACGCTCGACGACGTGCGCAACGCGCTGCGCATCGCGCGCGACTACAAGCCCACGCTCACGCGCTACGAGCGCTACAAGATCCTGATGCGCGCGGGCGAGATCATCGCCTCGCGCCTCGACGAGATCTCGCGCACCATCACGCTCGAATCGGGCCTGTCGCGCAAGGACTCGCTCTACGAGGTGGGCCGCGCCTCCGACGTGCTGCTGTTCGCGGCCAACCAGGCGCTGGTCGACGATGGCCAGGTGTTCTCGTGCGACCTCACGCACCACGGCAAGAGCCGCAAGGTCTACACGCTGCGCGAGCCGCTGCAGGGCGCGATCACGGCCATCACGCCGTTCAACCATCCGCTCAACCAGGTGATCCACAAGGTGGCGCCGGCCATCGCCACCAACAACCGCATCGTGCTCAAGCCCAGCGAGAAGACGCCGCTGGCGGCCTTCCTGCTGGCCGACATCCTCTACGAGGC is from Variovorax paradoxus and encodes:
- the phnA gene encoding phosphonoacetate hydrolase — its product is MTPETLEVNARSYRWMARPIVVVCVDGCEPAYLDAAIAAGVAPYLGRMREQGADLLADCVVPSFTNPNNLSIVTGAPPAVHGICGNYFFDRELGQEVMMNDPRYLRAGTVLAAFADAGAKVAVVTAKDKLRKLLGHRMKGICFSSEKSDQVTMEENGIDDVLGMVGMPVPSVYSAELSEFVFAAGVKLMESHRPDLMYLSTTDYVQHKAAPGSEQANAFYAMMDRYLAQLDALGATIVLTADHGMNDKHGADGSPNVIYLQDVLDGWYGAGTARVILPITDPYVVHHGALGSFATVYAPDEASVPGWIERIRQVPGMESVLSRKEAAQRFELPADRIGDIVVVSEKNTVIGTAASRHDLSALEVPLRSHGGVSEQRVPLICNRPVAGIAAGRRLRNFDALDIALNHAQ